Proteins from a genomic interval of Lysobacter stagni:
- the leuS gene encoding leucine--tRNA ligase, which translates to MSAEAATETRPFDPQAIEADAQRFWEGTRAFEVAESSDKPKYYCLSMLPYPSGALHMGHVRNYTIGDVISRYKRMTGHNVLQPMGWDAFGLPAENAAIKNKTAPAKWTYANIAHMKAQLQQMGYAIDWSREFATCTPDYYVHEQRMFVRLMKKGLAYRKNSVVNWDPVDQTVLANEQVIDGRGWRTGALVEKREIPQWFLKITDYAQELLDGLDSLPGWPDAVKTMQRNWIGRSEGLEIRFDVVDDAGRPVEPLHVFTTRPDTLMGVTFVSIAAEHPLALHAAQGNEALAAFIADLRKGGVSEAELETQEKRGMDTGLRAIHPITGEQVPVFVANFVLMGYGTGAVMAVPGHDQRDWEFARNYSLPIRMVIVPTHIRDALAEIGQHLAQHDDPMRSALGAAPSVDVYETSAAVQVVAEFERRIAEEESYTERGWLVNSGELDGMDFQQALDALAARFEADGRGQRRVNYRLRDWGVSRQRYWGCPIPVILCAKCGDVPVPEDQLPVVLPEDVAFSGVTSPIKSDPQWRKTTCPQCGGAAERETDTFDTFMESSWYYARYTSPGAAQQVDERAKYWTPVDQYIGGIEHAILHLLYFRFYHKLMRDQGLVYSDEPATNLLTQGMVIAETFYRGQKGAEDWFNPADVEVIRDERGRITGATLKADGQPVEIGGVEKMSKSKNNGVDPQVMVGKFGADTVRLFSMFAAPPEQSLEWNEAGVEGMARFLRRFWREVVTHASQPDHPEVDASKLDAAQKTLRRQLHETIQKVGDDYGRRHSFNTAIAALMELLNHVGKFDDMSDQGRAVRHEALQAMVLLLNPVTPHVSHALWQALGHPETLLEDVPFPVADAAALTRDAVTLAVQVNGKLRGTIEVPVNVAKEEAERLALSEPNVVKYMEGLTVRKVIVVPGKIVNIVAA; encoded by the coding sequence GTGTCCGCCGAAGCCGCAACCGAAACCCGTCCCTTCGACCCGCAGGCCATCGAGGCCGATGCGCAGCGATTCTGGGAGGGCACGCGCGCCTTCGAGGTCGCCGAGTCGTCGGACAAGCCCAAGTACTACTGCCTGTCGATGCTGCCGTACCCCTCCGGTGCGCTGCACATGGGCCACGTGCGCAACTACACCATCGGCGACGTCATCAGCCGCTACAAGCGCATGACCGGCCACAACGTCCTGCAGCCGATGGGCTGGGACGCCTTCGGCCTGCCGGCGGAGAACGCCGCGATCAAGAACAAGACCGCGCCGGCGAAGTGGACCTACGCCAACATCGCGCACATGAAGGCCCAGCTGCAGCAGATGGGCTATGCGATCGACTGGTCGCGCGAGTTCGCCACCTGCACGCCGGACTACTACGTGCACGAGCAGCGCATGTTCGTGCGCCTGATGAAGAAGGGCCTGGCGTACCGCAAGAACTCGGTGGTGAACTGGGACCCGGTCGACCAGACCGTGCTGGCCAACGAGCAGGTGATCGACGGCCGCGGCTGGCGCACCGGCGCGCTGGTGGAGAAGCGCGAGATCCCGCAGTGGTTCCTCAAGATCACCGACTACGCGCAGGAGCTGCTCGACGGGCTGGATTCGCTGCCGGGCTGGCCGGATGCGGTCAAGACGATGCAGCGCAACTGGATCGGCCGCAGCGAAGGCCTGGAGATCCGCTTCGACGTCGTCGACGACGCGGGCAGGCCGGTGGAGCCGCTGCACGTGTTCACCACGCGCCCCGACACGCTCATGGGCGTGACGTTCGTGTCGATCGCCGCCGAGCATCCGCTGGCGTTGCATGCCGCGCAGGGGAATGAAGCCCTGGCCGCGTTCATCGCCGACCTGCGCAAGGGTGGCGTGTCCGAAGCGGAACTGGAAACGCAGGAAAAGCGCGGCATGGACACCGGCCTGCGCGCCATCCATCCGATCACCGGCGAGCAGGTGCCGGTGTTCGTCGCCAACTTCGTGCTGATGGGCTACGGCACCGGTGCGGTGATGGCGGTGCCGGGCCACGACCAGCGAGACTGGGAATTCGCCCGCAACTATTCGCTGCCGATCCGCATGGTGATCGTGCCCACGCACATCCGCGATGCGCTGGCCGAAATCGGCCAGCATCTGGCGCAGCACGACGACCCCATGCGCAGCGCGCTGGGCGCCGCGCCGTCGGTGGATGTGTACGAAACCTCCGCGGCCGTGCAGGTGGTGGCGGAGTTCGAGCGCCGCATCGCGGAGGAGGAGTCGTACACCGAACGCGGCTGGCTGGTGAATTCGGGCGAGCTCGATGGCATGGACTTCCAGCAGGCGCTGGACGCACTGGCCGCGCGCTTCGAGGCCGACGGCCGCGGCCAGCGCCGCGTGAACTATCGCCTGCGCGACTGGGGCGTGAGCCGCCAGCGTTACTGGGGTTGCCCGATTCCGGTGATCCTGTGCGCGAAGTGCGGCGACGTGCCTGTGCCGGAAGACCAGCTGCCGGTCGTGCTGCCGGAAGACGTCGCCTTCAGCGGCGTGACCTCGCCGATCAAGTCCGATCCGCAGTGGCGCAAGACCACGTGCCCGCAGTGCGGTGGCGCCGCCGAGCGCGAAACCGACACCTTCGACACCTTCATGGAGTCGAGCTGGTACTACGCGCGCTACACCTCGCCGGGTGCCGCGCAGCAGGTCGACGAGCGCGCCAAGTACTGGACGCCGGTCGACCAGTACATCGGCGGCATCGAACACGCGATCCTGCACCTGCTGTACTTCCGCTTCTACCACAAGCTCATGCGCGACCAGGGCCTGGTGTACAGCGATGAGCCGGCGACCAACCTGCTCACGCAGGGCATGGTCATCGCCGAGACGTTCTACCGCGGACAGAAGGGCGCCGAGGACTGGTTCAACCCGGCCGACGTCGAAGTGATCCGCGACGAACGCGGTCGCATCACCGGCGCGACGCTGAAGGCCGACGGCCAACCGGTGGAGATCGGTGGCGTCGAGAAGATGTCGAAGTCGAAGAACAACGGCGTCGATCCGCAGGTGATGGTCGGCAAGTTCGGCGCCGACACCGTGCGCCTGTTTTCGATGTTCGCCGCGCCGCCGGAGCAGTCGCTGGAATGGAACGAGGCCGGCGTGGAAGGCATGGCGCGCTTCCTTCGCCGCTTCTGGCGCGAAGTGGTGACGCACGCTTCGCAGCCGGACCATCCGGAGGTCGACGCCTCGAAGCTGGACGCCGCGCAGAAGACGCTGCGCCGCCAGTTGCACGAGACCATCCAGAAGGTGGGCGACGATTACGGCCGCCGCCACAGCTTCAACACCGCCATCGCCGCGCTGATGGAACTGCTCAACCATGTCGGCAAGTTCGACGACATGAGCGACCAGGGCCGCGCCGTGCGTCATGAGGCGCTGCAGGCGATGGTGCTGCTGCTCAACCCGGTCACGCCGCACGTCTCGCACGCGCTGTGGCAGGCGCTGGGCCACCCGGAAACGCTGCTGGAGGACGTGCCGTTCCCGGTCGCCGATGCGGCCGCGCTCACGCGCGATGCTGTGACGCTGGCGGTGCAGGTCAACGGCAAGCTGCGCGGCACCATCGAGGTGCCGGTGAACGTGGCGAAGGAAGAAGCCGAGCGCCTCGCGCTGTCCGAGCCGAACGTGGTCAAGTACATGGAAGGCCTGACCGTGCGCAAGGTGATCGTGGTGCCGGGCAAGATCGTCAATATCGTTGCTGCCTGA
- a CDS encoding DUF998 domain-containing protein has translation MNRPGFPAMLDRYAGWIAAACCVLAALGFSAALPGFSHTQHPLALLGAHGVERAAAYNLLGFVVPGLLAAWTFARLRDRLPASAGRMGAIGVWLLVIGALAFTAQGIWPLDPNDLDGAVSQRHATAWMLWWLSFAVGGVLFGIGVRSNGAWRGTGFALAAAGVLAIALNVVASRWMPGPWAQRVVLLLWLACVVLASRRR, from the coding sequence ATGAATCGACCGGGATTCCCCGCGATGCTCGACCGCTACGCCGGCTGGATCGCCGCCGCGTGCTGCGTGCTGGCCGCGCTCGGATTCTCCGCCGCGCTGCCGGGCTTTTCGCACACGCAGCATCCGCTGGCCCTGTTGGGCGCGCACGGCGTCGAGCGCGCCGCGGCGTACAACCTGCTCGGCTTCGTCGTGCCCGGATTGCTGGCTGCGTGGACGTTCGCGCGTCTGCGCGACCGGCTGCCCGCCAGCGCGGGGCGCATGGGCGCGATCGGCGTGTGGCTGCTGGTCATCGGCGCGCTGGCCTTCACCGCGCAGGGCATCTGGCCGCTGGACCCGAACGATCTGGACGGCGCGGTCAGCCAGCGCCATGCGACGGCGTGGATGCTGTGGTGGCTGTCGTTCGCCGTGGGCGGTGTGCTGTTCGGAATCGGAGTGCGCAGCAACGGAGCATGGCGTGGCACCGGTTTCGCGCTGGCCGCGGCGGGCGTGCTTGCCATCGCGCTGAACGTGGTCGCCAGCCGGTGGATGCCCGGCCCCTGGGCGCAGCGGGTCGTGCTGCTGCTGTGGCTGGCCTGCGTGGTGCTGGCATCGCGCCGACGTTGA
- a CDS encoding metal-dependent hydrolase family protein yields MRNPLCLALLAVLAGLSTAHAAETAAPAGELQALQCGQVFDSRTGKLAGPQTLLVRQGKIERVVSGGAAELAGATAVDLSGHTCMPGWTDLHVHLGSESSPQSYSEGFRLDEVDFAFRSVGFAKKTLMAGFTSVRDLGGEVSPHLRDAINQGLVDGPRIWAAGKSIATTGGHADPTNGYNDALSHLIGPPGPTEGVINSIDDARQAVRQRYKEGSDVIKITATGGVLSYAKSGDAPQFTVEEVKAIVDTAKDYGYRVAAHAHGDEGIRRAVLGGVTSIEHGTYMSPETMSLMKQKGTWYVPTIYAGRFVADKAKIDGYFPDVVRPKAQRIGALIQDTAARAYKNGVKIAFGTDMGVGPHGDNAREFIYMVEAGIPAPVALQAATIRAAEVLGVDDQGVIEAGKRADIVAVPGNPLEDINQVMKVDFVMKDGKIYRSPGR; encoded by the coding sequence GTGCGCAATCCGCTCTGCCTTGCCTTGCTGGCCGTATTGGCCGGCCTTTCCACCGCCCATGCCGCCGAAACCGCCGCGCCTGCCGGCGAACTCCAGGCCCTGCAATGCGGCCAGGTGTTCGACTCCCGCACCGGCAAGCTCGCCGGCCCGCAAACGCTGCTGGTCCGCCAGGGGAAAATCGAGCGCGTCGTCAGCGGTGGAGCGGCCGAACTGGCCGGTGCCACGGCGGTCGACCTGAGCGGCCACACCTGCATGCCCGGCTGGACCGACCTGCACGTGCACCTGGGCAGCGAATCGAGCCCGCAGAGTTACTCGGAAGGCTTCCGGCTGGACGAGGTCGACTTCGCCTTCCGCTCCGTCGGATTCGCGAAGAAAACCCTGATGGCCGGATTCACCAGCGTGCGCGACCTGGGCGGTGAAGTCAGTCCGCACCTGCGCGATGCGATCAACCAGGGCCTGGTCGATGGGCCGCGCATCTGGGCGGCGGGCAAGTCCATCGCCACCACCGGCGGCCATGCCGATCCCACCAATGGCTACAACGACGCGCTCTCGCACCTGATCGGCCCGCCCGGCCCGACCGAAGGCGTCATCAACTCCATCGACGATGCCCGCCAGGCCGTGCGCCAGCGTTACAAGGAAGGCAGCGACGTCATCAAGATCACCGCCACCGGCGGCGTGCTGTCGTACGCGAAGTCCGGCGACGCGCCGCAGTTCACCGTCGAGGAGGTGAAGGCCATCGTCGACACCGCCAAGGACTACGGCTACCGCGTCGCCGCGCACGCACACGGCGATGAAGGCATCCGGCGTGCGGTGCTCGGCGGCGTGACCTCCATCGAGCACGGCACGTACATGTCGCCGGAAACTATGTCGCTGATGAAGCAGAAGGGCACGTGGTACGTGCCGACGATCTATGCCGGCCGCTTCGTCGCCGACAAGGCCAAGATCGACGGTTACTTCCCCGACGTGGTTCGCCCGAAAGCGCAGCGCATCGGCGCGCTGATCCAGGACACCGCGGCGCGCGCGTACAAGAACGGCGTGAAGATCGCCTTCGGCACGGACATGGGCGTGGGGCCGCACGGCGACAACGCACGCGAATTCATCTACATGGTCGAGGCCGGTATCCCGGCGCCGGTCGCCTTGCAGGCGGCAACCATCCGCGCCGCCGAAGTGCTGGGTGTGGACGACCAGGGCGTGATCGAGGCCGGCAAGCGCGCCGACATCGTCGCGGTTCCCGGCAATCCGCTGGAAGACATCAACCAGGTGATGAAGGTCGACTTCGTGATGAAGGACGGCAAGATCTACCGCAGCCCGGGGCGCTGA